A part of Cannabis sativa cultivar Pink pepper isolate KNU-18-1 chromosome 6, ASM2916894v1, whole genome shotgun sequence genomic DNA contains:
- the LOC115695380 gene encoding uncharacterized protein LOC115695380, whose translation MEFEDQLLLLMIFYWYVRRKRNYLSRVKDNTSTLSGARYTLELLYGSNRQCIELMRMSRDAFVHLCNHFRQREWIKDSKHVSVEEKIAMFLTIIAHNERFVVMKRRFQHSSQTVHKYFHEVLEAMMHFAKEMIVPTVDLDSNIPAAQKNIRKIFKGAIGALDGTLVHAVIPLDKQTAYRGRGKGWEGVAHDSRVLKEIVANPNNCFPFPPPNKYYLCDAAYPCSRGFLPPYHNVRYWLGDYRRRRAVTKEEKFNHAHAQLRNVIERSFGVLKARFPILDKMAPYEFHVQRDVVIACFAINNFIRKERINDELFNQFDQPQVIFEEGPEEQIMEETNEPSWRPEDAQFMNNLRNELALKLMQKRGNN comes from the exons ATGGAATTTGAGGATCAACTTTTACTCTTAATGATTTTCTATTGGTATGTACGTCGTAAACGCAACTATTTATCTAGAGTTAAAGATAATACATCAACTCTATCTGGTGCAAGATACACTTTGGAGTTGTTATATGGCTCAAATCGACAATGCATAGAGTTGATGCGGATGTCCCGTGATGCATTTGTTCATTTGTGCAATCATTTTAGACAAAGAGAATGGATTAAAGATAGTAAGCATGTATCAGTTGAAGAAAAGATAGCAATGTTTTTAACTATCATAGCACATAATGAGCGATTTGTTGTCATGAAGCGAAGATTTCAACACTCTTCACAAACTGTTCACAAATATTTTCACGAGGTTCTTGAAGCAATGATGCATTTTGCAAAAGAGATGATAGTACCCACAGTTGATCTTGATTCCAATATTCCAGCTgctcaaaaaaatattagaaaaattttcAAG GGGGCAATTGGTGCACTTGATGGAACACTAGTGCATGCTGTAATCCCACTTGATAAACAAACTGCTTATAGAGGAAGAGGAAAGG GATGGGAAGGAGTAGCACATGATTCGCGAGTTCTAAAAGAGATAGTAGCCAATCCAAATAATTGTTTTCCATTTCCTCCTCCAA ATAAGTATTACCTATGCGATGCAGCATATCCATGCTCTCGGGGATTTTTACCTCCTTATCACAATGTTCGATACTGGTTAGGAGATTATCGCCGTAGGCGTGCTGTAACAAAAGAGGAGAAGTTTAATCATGCTCACGCTCAACTTAGAAATGTTATCGAACGTTCATTTGGAGTTTTGAAAGCAAGATTTCCAATACTAGATAAGATGGCTCCATATGAGTTTCATGTCCAAAGAGATGTTGTTATTGCATGTTTTGCAATTAACAATTTTATCAGGAAGGAGCGTATCAATGATGAATTATTCAATCAATTTGATCAACCTCAAGTAATCTTTGAGGAAGGACCAGAAGAACAAATAATGGAGGAAACAAATGAACCCAGTTGGAGACCAGAAGATGCACAGTTCATGAACAATTTGAGAAATGAACTTGCATTAAAGCTAATGCAAAAAAGAGGAAATAATTGA
- the LOC133039005 gene encoding uncharacterized protein LOC133039005 encodes MHSLKGKIDSGYKRVVRTDEDGGYYRLLGFPLAIQFWFFECCPYVIGKLSLYSNVGIPRILNWPKLPKDKEGMVKMDVMNTLIFDRSLKELKLRNITPTSVERLSLSLTDFFSGETTPEAVKFKIKGGSKPAGQPGLMGASSSSAHANVSRVEFEEFKKCLSVVVSQQGILMKSVAEMNKKLDILIEVFFFNCHYFFCYFFSSVFMLFYTVD; translated from the exons ATGCATTCTTTGAAGGGTAAGATAGATTCTGGTTATAAGAGGGTAGTTCGTACGGACGAGGATGGTGGGTATTACAGGTTATTGGGTTTTCCTTTGGCTATTCAATTCTGGTTTTTCGAGTGTTGCCCGTATGTTATTGGGAAACTGTCCTTGTACTCAAATGTTGGCATTCCAAGGATTTTGAATTGGCCTAAATTACCCAAGGACAAGGAGGGTATGGTGAAAATGGATGTCATGAACACCCTCATTTTCGATCGGTCTTTGAAAGAG ttaaaattaagaaacatcACTCCAACTTCCGTTGAGAGATTGAGTTTGAGCCTCACTGATTTTTTCTCTGGTGAGACTACTCCCGAGGctgtaaaattcaaaattaaaggtGGTTCCAAGCCTGCTGGTCAACCTGGCTTGATGGGTGCTTCTTCATCATCTGCTCATGCGAATGTCTCCCGAGTTGAGTTTGAGGAATTTAAAAAGTGTTTATCTGTTGTTGTCAGCCAGCAAGGGATTCTTATGAAATCTGTTGCTGAGATGAACAAGAAGCTGGACATTCTTATTgaggtgtttttttttaattgtcattactttttctgttatttttttagtagtgtttttatgttgttttatacagtagattaa
- the LOC115695378 gene encoding uncharacterized protein LOC115695378, whose amino-acid sequence MCTPWHLVDHVVMPINVKLQDHWICGRLNIAERRIYLYNSLRSGRYMTAAKEACKPFSVILPYYFSMLDFKGLRNEAKFSTMEPFPIVAVDGLPEQVTADCGVFVASFAEYFIDGKPIPSSDFDVEIHRDRLAVLFYQYGMKKQTENIESESEAPPSLPKK is encoded by the exons ATGTGCACTCCTTGGCATTTGGTTGATCATGTTGTTATGCCTATCAATGTAAAATTACAGGATCATTGGATTTGTGGTCGTCTTAAcatagctgagcggcggatatATCTGTACAATTCATTGCGTTCTGGGAGGTATATGACAGCTGCCAAAGAGGCTTGCAAGCCTTTCTCTGTTATTTTACCATATTACTTCTCTATGTTAGACTTCAAAGGCCTTCGCAACGAAGCTAAGTTTAGCACTATGGAACCGTTCCCTATTGTTGCTGTTGATGGTTTACCCGAGCAGGTCACAGC TGATTGTGGTGTTTTTGTAGCATCATTTGCTGAGTATTTCATTGATGGCAAACCCATCCCATCCTCTGATTTTGATGTGGAAATTCACCGCGATCGTTTGGCTGTGTTATTTTATCAATATGGCATGAAGAAGCAAACTGAGAACATTGAAAGTGAATCCGAGGCCCCTCCCAGCCTTCCCAAGAAGTGA